attattatttattaatgttGACAAACACTCAAGGCTAAGATCTGAATCTATTGATATAAGTGGGCCATAGGATCTTTTGATGGGTTTGTGTTGTGGTAGTTTGCATGTTCTTATATTGGGAGATTGAGACATGAAACCTATAATTAAATTAGTCTCACCTATCAGCTAATTAATTGCCTGTTCCCAAAGCTAATATCTTAAGTATAAGAGAACTTTTGCACTTTATAAATGCATGGATACCATATGGACAACATTTACattacttagtttattttcatataATTCATGATATTATATGAAAATTTTGTGTATTGCTTGTGTCCTctagaaatatttttttattgtaataAAAACTTAATAAATTTTAGTCCTCTCAAATCCTTTTAAATGTATTAACTTAATATTTTTTAACAAAATCATAATGCAAAAACTTATTGAAAATTCATCTGTAGTAGTTTTGGTTCGATAGTTGAAGATATAAGGGGAATAAGCTTATTATAATGTGGGTTAAATAGACTTTAAATTTGACATTTGATCAATCCATAGGCTGTACAAACCCATCCAATTGTAAGTTCCCACGAACCAATCCTCAAGGTAGCTCAAACATGGTAGATGGTCTAGAGAACCTTATCCTACTAATATGTCGAAGTGTTGTTCAAATGAAGTTCACCAAGTGGTAAAATAAAGTATCGAAAATTATAGGATTAAAAAAAGATGCAAGACATGTATAAAGAAGTATATAATTAAATTTGAATATACAACTTAATCCAAAATCACTCTTGAGAATCCATTGGCTGTAAACTTGTAATTGACAATTTACCATATCACCCTTTTTAATGTACATAAAACGAAATAGACCATTAAACGATTCCTTTCAAGGTGGATCATGAGATCATCTAGAAATTTTTTTCTaaacaaattttatatatattttctcaCATTAATGGAATACCAACTGattctactctctctctctctctctctcctctgttcTTTGGCTTTGCATAGTCAAATCAACTTGAAGTTTGTTTTGAAATTGAATGTGCATGATAACTAGGGGTTGCAATGGGTCCTGTATGTGAAATGATCAGGTCtgaatgaaagaaaacttaatcctattaagtaaaagaaaaaagaaggctaCTAGCTCATGTGGCTCCCATACCAGCACAGGTCAATGGGCGTGCACATAAGCATTCGATAGGGGAGGATTCATTGAAAcaagatggtcatttcaccctccCTATATTTTGATGCAACAGCTATGCGACCTAGCAGCGATCTCCCATCCATAGTTAAAAGCGCCCCGGGTAACTGGTGTGCTGATGTGAAAATAGAGAATACATATCTAATAGGTTTTCTAAAATAACTCTTAACCCACCCCATTTGTCATCATATAAATGTGGAGAAAGTTTTCTCTACCTCTAGCGTTACGATTTGACAGCCATAAATGCTCTTTCCCCTATTGGACCAAAGTTCGAAAATGCTCCTACTCTCAATGTGATGCTTATCCCACATTCCCACCTTCATTAATGCCCATGATGAAAAAATACATCCTTGGCTGTGGGTGAGGAAACCACCTCTTATAAATTTTCTTAGGTTTATTTTTGGAGAAAAGGAAACTGTCAGGTTGCGTAGAACTTGCACCCAGATATAGGAAgtgtgcaatgaccaccctaccctctataaaatgaaaaattctaTCCATGTCGATTGTCCCCATGCGctttctcattggcccctataCTAGTCTAGGAACCACACAGGACATAGCTTGGCAGtgatcccccctccccctatttttctctcctccatggctccattttttttttttttttttttgcaagattCCTTGGTTCCATTGAAAATGATTAGAACCGGAAGAACAAGCTTATGTCCCTACAGCTGACCTAATGGCTAATTTCATGTTCTAAATCACAAATTTGATGCAGAGGTCccaaatcccaagtccaaattCAGTGGATCAACCATGTGTGCATTACAGCTTCAAATTTCAAGTTGGCAAACACCCacttgttcttttctctttttgttttctatgtTAAATTTTTGTGGGGAAGAGATCTCTGTGAGGAAGCATGGCCCCGTGCATGCATGGTAGCCAATAGGAGTGTATGTAGAGACATCAACAGGGCAGACAcaaggtgatcattttgccccattAATGTTTGGGCGCAGCGTGCACACTTCCTTTGAGTTTTCccccttattttatatatttgcAAATCCAATCAAAAAATATGTACATCACAACTTAAATTTCAACACCcatatgtaattttcttttttattttcttctttcgctttttaaattttttagagATTAGTTTCATAATAAGActggaagtttttttttgtctacTAAGATTGCCCACAAATGATCAAATCCACGAGAACATGACACAGAGGCACAGAGCCCATGGGAACTTTATTGCCCCGAGTACTGGGGGCGGTCAAGTGCCATCGTGCGACTgggcaccacccatgtgtgcacggtggggcccactatgcacacatgggcggtgccccaaccgcatgatgcgcacatgaccgcccccagtactgggggggATAATTTTCCGAGCCCACGAGGAGCCAACAGGGGTCCCTTGGAGGCATGGTTCATAATCTtgtaaaaaggttaaaaaaatagtttttttttaatgttttacatAATGTATTAATCAAAATCACGAATTCTTTTTGGTGTTCAACGAGGGAGAGCTTTTTGttataaaattttacttgaaattaattctttcattcattttttactaaaaaataatggagtatttttttaatgaaataaaaacattatctattttccCTTTTAGGAATTTGGACTATTAAGTtttcttttagaatttttatcacAATCACTTTAAGGTGCACCGTcagatgtacctttttggtgcacttgaggGTGTACTGCACTTGAGACGATCAAAGTCCTTCCTTGCACCATCCGATGAATAGATTCCCACCATCGTTGGGTTCATAAACCCCTCCTaagttttagtatgttctcAAAATACCCTTCCATGACCCACTTAATTGCACTAGCCTCTAAGGAGAATGATTTtcgttgaattttttttaaaagaaattatctccttatcctttttattttattttgtataacatattttttttcgGGGTGTGTTTAAAGCCTCGGCTTCGCTTACTCCAGCGGATGTGGAAGAGATGAAAACCGCCGAGAAAAGAAATCGATTCAAACGTTCCCTTCACAAAAGCGTCCTTCTTTTGGCCGCATCACCACgaattcttcttttttgttacGGTGACCAACACTaacctctctttctattttattcccttttttGTCCCATCCATTCTCAACAAAATCCACTCCTCACCCAATTTGGAtccttatgtatatatatctatctctctctctctgtctctttatCTGTAACATATGTGCTTGGTTGCCATTGCTTGTGATTCTTCTTCAGGTACTCCTGTAGAGCTCAATCTCCATCTCTCACTGTCATGGCGGACGAGATGTTGTTCAATCAGAAGGAAAGATTTGATAGAGATGCGGCTGCTTCGTTAGTGAAAGAGCTCAGAGGTACGTTCTGTTCTGGTAAGACGAAGAGCTACGAGTGGAGACTGGCACAGATAAAGGGTATCTTGAGAATGCTAGTCGAAAAGGAGAGGGACATCATCGAAGCTCTCCAGAAGGACCTCTCCAAGCCTGAGGCCGAAGCTTATGTCGCTGAGGTCCTAATACTTCTGTTCTCTGCTTGTCTTCTACGATTTCAATTTCTACTCTGTTTccatatcccccccccccccccccctgttgGACAAGAGAGTTAGTGGTTACTTAGTTAGTACAGATTTCAAGATTCTGTCTATAAATTTACACAATCATAGGAAGGATTTCAATAACCAAGCTTTAGTCTAGTGATTTGCATTTTGCTAATATTCCCTTCCGTTCTCTTATGTGTCTCATATTGGTTTCTACACAGATTTCGATGGCAAAGTCCTCGTGTAATCATACACTTAAGGAATTAAAACATTGGATGACACCAGAAAAGGTCGCTGTTCTCATTGCATTCTCTTATGTTGAACCAATTATGAATCATGTTATTTTGTTTGTCCTTGTCACTGTAATAGATAACCATCACCAATTGCAATGTTTGGCATTTTTGTGCAGGCCCAGACTTCATTTACGACCTTCCCATCATCTGCTGAAATTGTGCCGGAACCATTTGGTGTTGTTTTGATCATTGCACCTTGGAATTATCCTTTCTGTATGTCACATTCTGGTTCCTTAGCATCAATGATGTCATTGTATTTTGGTCATccaatatttttcttcttccaactaGAAATATGTTGAATATTCTATCTTCCGCTGCTCTGATCTTGATTATGTGATTTTGAACTGTAAGGTAATGCATTGTGTCGGTGATCCTGGAGGTCCAGTGGGCTGTCAGGGAACATCCTAGTCACACTACTCTAGGTATTTGGGGCGGGGTGTGACAGCAAAGGTTTCAGCCTAAGAATAATAACCTTCTAAAGAAAAATCTCTAGTTTTCCTTCCAGGTTAAAATAGGAGGATAGCCAATAATGGGTTGTTTTTATTGGGGTAGAAAGTAGATGATGATCTTGGGGCTCAAACCTGCAGTTTTCTCATCACAGTTGAGCTACTCATGCCTTTTCAACTTCCAAGCTTATACAGGTTTAGTCCTCCTTGAACTCAACCTTTCAAGCGCCAGCAACATGGCTACAAAATGCATCCAAGATTTTCTTCCCctaactttttcccttttgctCTTCTATGCATGCTTGAGGGTAAAGTTAACTGATCCATTCATCATTGTGAAAAGTGTGAGctagggttttctttctttctttctttttttcttccttctgaATGTTACGGCTTACCCCTTTTATCTGACAAGAATATATTTTTGGGGGTCTTCCCTTCCAGTGTTAGCTATTGATCCAGTTATTGGTGCTATTGCGTCTGGCAATTCAGTGGTCTTAAAACCATCAGAAATTGCTCCAGCAACATCCTCACTTTTTGGAAAGTATTTGGAAGAGTATGTGGACAACTCTGCCATAAGAGTTGTTGAGGGGGCTATCAATGAAACAACTGCACTGCTGGAGCAAAAGTGGGATAAATTATTCTATACAGGTTTGTATCCATTCACtaattattttcttatcttgAGGATATCCTTTGATATTGAATGGCTATAAATGGGTTAATTACATGGTGGTTTGGTATTTCCATTTTGATTTCCCTGGTCTCTAGCAATGTTATTTTCTGTATCTATGTCATGTTTTCAAACAATACGAAATGTATAGTACCTTAAACTTTTACTGGTCAGGAGTcatatttaattatgaaacATTATAGTCATTTCAAATATCTATGATAAATCTAGAGttctccattttttatttttggttcttCTCTCGTTATTCAGTAAAACGGAGAACTTTATGTGATAAATCCCTATGCTTTTCAAGTTCTCAGTGAAGGGAAGCTGAAACAGTTGTAATCGGAGTTAGAGGTTCAGAAAAGGTACTGTAACAATATGTGAGAAATAAGAGATCAGTCAGTACCTGTACAAGGTGATGAAGAGAAGATGTAAACAATAGGTTGGAAAATAGaatgaaaaagtaaaaaaaaaaaatccaaaaggagtactaaaagaaaagaagttgGAAAATAGTatgaaaagtttaaaaaaaaatccaaaaggaGTACTAATTCATTTTCTTCTCATAAAAAGATTTAGGGAATCAACTGAAATTGACTGGTTGAAGAAAATAGGGAAGAAAGCAGGAAATATAAGCCCTGTTTTGGATGAGAAGCCGTCTCTAATTTAAACAGTTGGTTGGATGTTGGGTCCTTCATACTTGATTTTGTTGATGTTATCATATCAAGTAAGCAATCATCAAATGTGCAGGTAATGGAAAAGTGGGACGTATCATTATGGCTGCTGCTGCAAAGCACCTCACACCTGTTGTTTTGGAGCTCGGAGGAAAATCTCCTGCTGTTGTTGATTCAAACATCAACTTAGTGgtaaaatatttgtttttcctTGACTACATTGCCATATTTGTGACTCTTATTGTTACTGATGTTGAATTGCCTCTGTCATTCCAAGGTTGCGGCCAGACGGATAGTTTCAGGCAAGTGGGGAAGCAATAATGGACAAACCTGCGTTTCTCCAGATTATGTCATAACCACAAAAACTTTTGCTCCTACATTGGTAGAAATATTTACACTTTTATGAATGTGTCTTCCCATTTATGCAAAAAAAGTTTCTCTAGGATTCTTCTATtgatttcatatattttttcatCAGATTGATGCTTTAAAACATGCATTAGAGGAATTTTTTGGAAAGGACCCATTGCAATCAAAGGATATCTCCCGTATTGTGAATTCCAACCATTATGCACGCTTATCAAAGTACTTAGATGAGGATAAGGTTTCCAGTAAGATCATTCATGGAGGTCAAAGGGATGAGAAACAGCTGTGAGTTCTGTTGTCGTCATCTTTAGTTATTGATGTTGTTGTTCCATTGTTATCATCCTTACACTACTGGGTTTGTTAGCTAAGCTGTAGGGGACAAATAATTGAGACCATAACTACTTCTTTCTATGCCTTGCAGAAAAATTTCCCCAACCATCTTACTGGATGTTCCAGAAGACACTCAAATCATGAATGAGGAGATTTTTGGGCCCTTACTTCCCATTGTCACGGTTAGTACCTTGTAAAAGGCTTAAGCTACTTCTGTTATCTTTTTGGTTTGCTGCTGTCCATATATGTTAAGCATATGATAttgataattatttttttctctttcttttccttccattTTGAGAAAAGGTTGACAAGGTGGAAGATAGCTATGAAGTTATTAACTCAAGATCAAAGCCTCTTGCTGCATATCTCTTCACTAATGATAAGAAGCTTCAGGAGGAGTTTGTGAGAACGATTTCTGCAGGAGGGATGCTCATCAATGACACGATTCTGCATGTGAGTATAGTGCATATGAAAATACATCAAGCACTAATACTTCTATATAATAAATGGAAAGTTCGAAGTCTGCTGGTCTCATAGCTAATGCCAGATGGTAATGTATCAACTTATTCACTGGTTCTGCTGGTCTCATATCTAATGCCAGATGGTAATGTATCAACTTATTCACTGGAATTCTTTTCCAAGCAAAGAATTGCCTTACCTCATCTATGTTCTCCTCTTCCAGCTGAAGATATTTTCTTTGTCTAAGTTAATGGCTGGGTTCTATCTGTCAAAGATAACTTCCTTGTGCCCATAAGGATTTGGAAAATCTAGGTGTAATACAAGGTTTCAAACATACAGAACTGAATTGGGTGAAATGGCCAATCCCAATCCTGATTTCAACTGATACTGAAAAAAGGTATTTGACTAAGTCCAACTCAGTCTGAACAAAGTCTTCACTGATTCTGGCTGATCCTGGCTGATTCGAATTGGAATTGGTTCGGAATTGATGGAGACCAGTTTGATGCCTGATTCTGAGTTTTAAATCCTTGGTGTTGTGTATGGATACTCCTAATACATTTTGAGTAGTACTAGGcatcttataattattttgaATCTGATGATGCAGCTTGCAAATCCCTCTTTACCTTTTGGAGGAGTTGGTGAGAGTGGTATTGGTTCTTACCATGGTAAATTTTCATTTGAAGCATTTAGCCACAAGAAGGCAGTTATGTACCGAGGTTTTAGTGGGGATGCATCAGCAAGATACCCACCATACACCCCTAGAAAACAGAAATTGGTGAGGGCCCTTCTTGAGGGTAACATATTTGGCATAATTCTTGCTTTGGTCGGATGACCGAGGATTTGAATCAACATCAATGTTATTCTTAAGAAGCTTTTGCCTAATTGTagtatgagattttttttttttccccttttcgtGTAGCAGTATGAATTTATTCAAATGTAAATAAAAGCGATCCTTAATGTTGTGCAATATATTTGATGATATTGGTTTGTTCTTCATAGATGTTCATGCCCCTTGGGGTTTGTTAAGTAGCTTTGTTGTATTATAGTCTTAATATCCATTGGCTGTGAGCAAGATCAATATTTCAAAACCTGGAGAGGATGAGATGATTGGATCTGTTTGCCCTGGGAAAGGGTATGGGTTAGGACATGCCATGGGCTGGGTCAAGAATCCTTACCAGTCAACCCTTTCAGCCTATTGTTCATGAAATATCATCATTGACTAAGACCTCATTGTGACAGAGTCATCCCTTAATACGTTCCACGAAACAGATGTAACCTGTTATAAAACGAATCCTAAAACAATGCAAacaagaatggaaatcgcaaacaatcacacaaatgaacacaaggatttatgtggttcggcaagattgcctacgtccacagtgagatgagatttgtttcactatcaatggagaataaggTTACAACCActcatcctcacacctctcttagATTGTCTTACAGAGAAAGAATCCTTGCTAGCTATGTATTAATAGTGAAACCCTATAGAGAAAGATTGCCTACGACCTCTTAACAGCCCTTCAAAATCAATCCACAAACCAAAcaacggaatacaagacatcatacccCCAACAGTAATCCACTTCAAAACATAGTCAATATCAAACAAAATATGAAACAAACCCCATGGAAATTTGTTATCTACCGGCTTTGTCAAAAGCTACATCACGTCACTAGAATCAGTCCTCTCCTCTATGGAATTAATCCCCAATGACATTGCTCCTTGGATCGTACTCTTCTATGAATGACAAAAGGTGGGGATGTGCTCTTCAAGGCACAATACAAGTTCTTTTAAACTTGTCTTCAAGCTCTTATGGGTTTGGAAAGGGTTGAAACTCTTCAACacttcaaaaggaaaaaactcTAATTTCAATGTCAATATTGTTCTCTCATTACAAAgttataagaaaataaaaccaTAATTAAAGCCCTAAAAATCTCAACCGTCCATCTAATTAAGTTCCTATGGTCGAGATAAAAAGTAATAATATATTTTGTGATGGGTCAGCCTAAGCACATTGATCAAAATAAAACTTTTGAAATCATTAAAATCTTAGAACGAAGCCCAATTACAATTAAAAATTaatcataaataataaaatacgaCTACAGTGCTGCATCAAAATTATACTTTAGTAGTAAAATTGAATGAAGAAAAAGTGACTGGAAAAGAGTTTTGAAGTCCTTACTAACAATGAACACAAATTTCATGTAATCAGACAATTATTACCCTTCAAACTTATATCTGAAAGACTgaaacacacacatacacatgcacacacaatTGAGAATAGTCCACAAATAAAATACCatttaccaaataaaataaaataaaataaaataaaaaaccacaCAAATTGtagaatacaaaaaaataaggtaGTTGTGATAAAAATATGCAAACTCGTCATGATTTGACTTTTTAAGACAAACAAACCACATTCTTCACCATATACCACacacaaaggaagaaaaatgctACATGGGTTTAAATTACACAAAATTCTCACCTTAAGATTCAATAGTTGTCCCAATGTTATTTTGTGGAATTGTTTTAAGAAATTTTGCAAATTGGTAGCTCTTGAGACACTTGTTGCATGGTTGGCCGAGATTGTGGATTTTCATGCAAACAAGAAAATGCCAACTTCATAAGCGAAACCAATTTCTCAACAAACTGATTTGTGGGAGGTGAGATCCGCTGGTCAACTATATCCTTCAGCCACATGTTTTGCTCAATTGAAGATAATGATGGCAAAGTAGAGATACATTCTCTAGGATGCTTTCCCATTATCACTTCCATTGTTACTATGCCAAAACTATAAACATCACATTTTTCAGTCACCCTCATTGTGTAAGCAAGCTCTGCAgattaaataaaacaaatgaaattaataaaaataattaagaatAAAGGTTTCTCATAACTACAATGTGGTCAATGCAGGGTTACATTGTAGTCTATGTTATGCCATATGGAGCAATAATTTATTCATTCGACGGATAATAATGAATTCTCTAAGTTTCTCCCATGTAAATTTTGCAATTAATTTAAGCTATACGGTTCACCATGACCATcatgttccttttttttggttgcgATTGAGACTATAATggggaatttttctcctctcaggttccctgcccggtcaggtgcgcaggttcctctcataggaggggctgaaatgacgacctcaccccctgcccaaacacattgcctaggtggggtgaggtcgtcatttacaccctcctatgagaggaacctgcgcacttgaccgggcagggaacctgagaggagaacaATAGGGGCAGGTCCTTTGTGGGCCAACTTCAGCAAACTGATACGATCACCATAAAGAACGATCATGTCCTTGCTTCAACCAACAACGACAAGTcgcaacaagaagaaagaataatggtAAAGGTTGTAGTAGTAATGAAAACAATACTAGTCAATGAAACTTATTATCTTTTGAAATGAGTCGACTTGATACTTGGACACATTATTATGATAACCCTATTATTtcttaaaaagttaaaaaataatgagagagagagaagagagagagagaacctggTGCAAAGTATCCATATGTTCCTGCAAGAGCTGTCCAATGGGATGAATCGGGTTTTAGAAGTCTACTAATGCCGAAGTCCGATACATGAGGCTCAAAGTTTGAATCCAACAAAATGTTTTTGCTCGATATGTCTCGATGAATTATTGGGGGTGAGCAGTCATGGTGCAAGTAAGCTAGAGCCTCGGCTACACCTTTAACAATATTAAACCTTCTAATCCAATCCAGTTCTACTGCTTCTACTTCTATGCTTAGGATCTTAGCCAAGTTTCCTCTCTCCACATATTCATATACCAAAAACGAGTGCCGCATGTGGGAACAAAAACCGTACATTTTCACGATGTTTCGATGTCGCACTTCTGTCATCATTTGAATTTCGTTTCTGAAAGTTTCTGGATCAGAAATCTCGTCGTCATCATCCGAAGAAGATGTGAACTTCTTAACAGCTACTAGTTGACCTGATGACAACTCTGCTTTATAAACACTTCCATGTCTTCCCAT
The sequence above is a segment of the Telopea speciosissima isolate NSW1024214 ecotype Mountain lineage chromosome 7, Tspe_v1, whole genome shotgun sequence genome. Coding sequences within it:
- the LOC122667949 gene encoding aldehyde dehydrogenase family 3 member H1-like translates to MRNAGVELVRDCRYSCRAQSPSLTVMADEMLFNQKERFDRDAAASLVKELRGTFCSGKTKSYEWRLAQIKGILRMLVEKERDIIEALQKDLSKPEAEAYVAEISMAKSSCNHTLKELKHWMTPEKAQTSFTTFPSSAEIVPEPFGVVLIIAPWNYPFLLAIDPVIGAIASGNSVVLKPSEIAPATSSLFGKYLEEYVDNSAIRVVEGAINETTALLEQKWDKLFYTGNGKVGRIIMAAAAKHLTPVVLELGGKSPAVVDSNINLVVAARRIVSGKWGSNNGQTCVSPDYVITTKTFAPTLIDALKHALEEFFGKDPLQSKDISRIVNSNHYARLSKYLDEDKVSSKIIHGGQRDEKQLKISPTILLDVPEDTQIMNEEIFGPLLPIVTVDKVEDSYEVINSRSKPLAAYLFTNDKKLQEEFVRTISAGGMLINDTILHLANPSLPFGGVGESGIGSYHGKFSFEAFSHKKAVMYRGFSGDASARYPPYTPRKQKLVRALLEGNIFGIILALVG